Proteins co-encoded in one Papaver somniferum cultivar HN1 chromosome 5, ASM357369v1, whole genome shotgun sequence genomic window:
- the LOC113279957 gene encoding ribosome-associated molecular chaperone sks2-like, which yields MASNKVVAGIDIDTNESRIGIWTGKSVKTTTIPTFRIGVKAKAQPRQLLMLYSTKEIVCLVLMELREIVEKQLGLRGVLIEAVISVPCLFDDSQRIAVIEAAKMAGINVLKEQHSSSESTKDNQMKAENVLVFDMGAGTLSVAVVTIKQGIEFEVKAMKGNTNLGGNNMDIALLDYCMETFMDLLPDDPDEIPIDESKMSALKFECEFARRVLDRCDQHGITETTIDIKSFYGSLPMSVSITPYIIEKFYA from the exons ATGGCGTCTAACAAAGTAGTAGCAGGCATCGACATTGATACAAATGAGAGTAGAATCGGAATTTGGACCGGGAAATCAGTAAAAACGACGACGATTCCAACTTTTCGCATCGGTGTAAAAGCAAAAGCTCAACCAAGACAGTTGTTGAT GTTATATTCCACTAAAGAGATTGTGTGTCTAGTTTTAATGGAGTTGAGAGAAATTGTTGAAAAACAATTAGGTCTTAGAGGAGTATTGATTGAAGCTGTCATTAGTGTTCCTTGTTTATTTGATGATTCCCAGAGAATAGCTGTTATTGAAGCAGCAAAAATGGCTGGTATCAATGTCTTGAAG GAACAACATTCTTCTtctgaatcaacaaaagataatCAGATGAAAGCAGAAAATGTCTTGGTTTTTGACATGGGTGCAGGAACATTGAGTGTGGCCGTGGTGACGATTAAACAAGGAATAGAATTTGAAGTGAAAGCTATGAAAGGTAATACTAATCTTGGTGGAAATAATATGGATATAGCCTTACTTGATTACTGTATGGAAACATTCATGGACTTACTTCCAGATGATCCTGATGAGATTCCTATAGATGAGAGTAAAATGAGCGCATTGAAATTTGAATGTGAATTTGCCAGAAGGGTATTGGATAGATGTGACCAGCATGGAATTACAGAAACAACCATTGACATCAAATCTTTCTATGGATCTCTTCCTATGAGTGTTTCGATAACACCATATATTATTGAAAAG TTTTACGCGTAG
- the LOC113283420 gene encoding F-box protein CPR1-like: MLKCLCNVREFCEFEDPDSAVVSGTTFLAASINGDALPSLLVSPIKLGVESTGTTLPRFITKYLSIPSEKEFETLLDTQGVLEFEIYEDESENCTKSESAPAPHLPDDIIADIFLGLPLDCIARFRTLSKKWNLLLSGPAFIRMRYNVEVLNNTAIILVTQVFSPHAMFLIKKDSVESRGICRRMPYPQESIIPRIVNIIGCSMGVLCLRLGRDYSTIGFCLWNPIVKDVRKLPRPPVCQREIIFGFCYDDKTSDFKIVRVVQDDEVQTPGAASYHFQVHVFSLISNSWRVVDGTTSFKMGLEYQPTIYFNHGVHWLAGPRQILYFHIHQEHLGTVNMPPITEDEDFLEKKIGLLHGSMCFLTQNMENGEVHLWLLKEYEGSQHWSEVFSTRQELLRRTFCLDAPLGFLPNGDLVFLNDLGIVVHRPGKDQARRVVLLNDEEEELDELLEATSYVGSLYPLN, encoded by the coding sequence ATGCTGAAGTGTTTGTGCAATGTAAGAGAATTTTGTGAATTTGAAGATCCAGATTCAGCTGTTGTTAGCGGAACCACATTTCTAGCAGCAAGTATTAATGGCGATGCTCTTCCTAGTCTACTGGTTTCACCCATAAAGTTGGGAGTGGAGTCTACAGGTACGACTCTACCTAGATTCATAACCAAATACTTGAGCATTCCATCTGAAAAAGAGTTTGAAACTTTATTAGATACTCAAGGAGTCCTTGAATTTGAGATttatgaagatgaaagtgaaaaTTGCACTAAATCAGAATCAGCTCCTGCTCCTCATCTTCCTGATGACATAATAGCGGATATCTTTCTTGGACTCCCGTTAGATTGCATTGCTAGATTTAGAACTCTCAGTAAGAAGTGGAATTTATTATTGTCTGGTCCTGCTTTTATAAGAATGAGGTACAATGTAGAAGTCCTGAACAATACCGCCATAATTTTAGTGACCCAAGTGTTCTCGCCGCATGCTATGTTCTTAATCAAGAAGGATTCCGTCGAATCGAGGGGTATTTGTAGGAGGATGCCTTATCCACAAGAATCCATAATCCCCAGAATTGTTAACATCATTGGGTGCAGTATGGGTGTACTTTGTTTAAGGTTAGGCAGGGATTACAGCACCATTGGTTTCTGCCTCTGGAATCCCATAGTGAAAGATGTCAGAAAACTTCCTCGTCCACCAGTGTGTCAAAGAGAAATCATATTTGGATTCTGCTATGATGACAAAACTTCAGACTTTAAGATAGTAAGAGTAGTTCAAGACGATGAAGTGCAAACTCCTGGAGCTGCTTCATATCACTTTCAGGTCCATGTATTCAGCCTGATATCAAACTCTTGGAGAGTTGTTGATGGAACTACTTCATTTAAGATGGGGTTGGAGTACCAGCCAACAATATATTTTAACCATGGTGTACACTGGTTAGCTGGACCGCGTCAGATTTTATACTTCCACATACATCAAGAGCATCTGGGAACAGTGAATATGCCACCAATTACTGAGGACGAAGACTTTCTCGAAAAGAAGATTGGGCTGCTTCATGGCTCAATGTGTTTTCTAACTCAGAATATGGAGAATGGAGAAGTGCATTTGTGGTTACTCAAGGAGTATGAAGGGAGCCAACACTGGAGTGAAGTCTTCTCAACTAGACAAGAATTACTGAGACGAACTTTTTGTCTGGATGCTCCATTGGGATTTTTACCAAATGGTGACCTTGTCTTCCTTAACGATCTTGGCATAGTGGTTCACAGGCCAGGAAAGGATCAGGCAAGAAGAGTGGTGTTACTaaatgatgaggaggaagaaCTTGACGAGCTGCTGGAGGCGACGAGTTATGTGGGTAGCCTCTATCCGCTCAATTAG